The proteins below are encoded in one region of Apium graveolens cultivar Ventura chromosome 4, ASM990537v1, whole genome shotgun sequence:
- the LOC141718290 gene encoding uncharacterized protein LOC141718290, which produces MERLSQIMMNVDLIKDLSYEEFSVAVKQSSNAVRRGRNISDNILVAFEVLHYMKRKNSGSDDEVALKLGVSKAYGRVDSNFLKNRVQRMGFSSKCIQWMLLCVTTVSYSLCFNGSNIESVTPKRGLRQGDHLPPYLFLLCVEGLQEKKLWLLRNFLNGYEKQSGQSIYFSKSGIYFSVNVRLDKQEKLKDILLLGEMSCGDLTLLILSFLLYFRQGRMGFINLHGFNLALLGKHCWNFVNRQNALVSRVFKARYFLSTNFFQAKREGGPSFIWSSIWKAKEELKNGVLGDVQKIKAFKDCWLRDKHDFRVDLDHLNVLRSDRV; this is translated from the exons ATGGAGCGTCTGTCTCAGATCATGATG AATGTTGATCTTATAAAAGATCTCTCTTATGAGGAATTCTCGGTAGCTGTGAA GCAGTCTTCAAATGCTGTAAGGCGTGGCCGCAA CATCTCTGACAATATATTGGTAGCATTTGAAGTTCTCCATTACATGAAAAGGAAGAATAGTGGGTCTGACGATGAAGTTGCTTTAAAGTTGGGTGTTAGTAAAGCCTACGGTCGAGTAGACTCGAATTTTTTGAAAAATCGAGTACAGAGGATGGGTTTTTCTAGCAAGTGCATTCAGTGGATGCTTCTGTGTGTTACAACAGTGTCTTATAGCCTCTGTTTCAATGGGTCAAATATAGAGTCAGTAACTCCTAAGAGAGGTCTCCGACAAGGAGACCATCTCCCCCCTTACTTATTCCTCCTATGTGTCGAAG GGCTTCAAGAGAAGAAACTTTGGTTATTAAGGAATTTTTTGAATGGTTATGAGAAGCAATCTGGCCAGTCAATATATTTTTCCAAGTCTGGCATTTATTTTAGTGTCAATGTGCGGCTGGACAAACAGGAGAAGCTTAAGGATATACTTttgttag GTGAAATGAGTTGTGGAGATTTGACTTTATTGATTCTGTCCTTTTTACTTTATTTCAG ACAAGGGCGAATGGGGTTCATAAACCTACATGGTTTCAATTTGGCCCTTTTAGGGAAACATTGCTGGAATTTTGTGAATAGACAAAATGCTTTAGTTTCAAGAGTTTTCAAGGCCAGATACTTTCTGAGCACAAACTTTTTCCAAGCCAAGAGAGAAGGTGGTCCCAGTTTTATATGGTCTAGTATTTGGAAAGCAAAAGAAGAACTGAAGAATGGGGTTTTAGGGGATGTTCAGAAAATAAAAGCGTTCAAGGACTGCTGGTTGAGGGACAAACATGACTTCAGGGTTGATCTAGATCACCTCAATGTATTGAGGTCTGACAGAGTATGA
- the LOC141717677 gene encoding uncharacterized protein LOC141717677: MRKIRVAFRTWNPPTNNRPLYVDDPLPPVHYYQKIDHQAILQKTELPLEEKYSLLGGIPWCRVLAAQNDKNCHENVLKWDDSAAKEALSNAHERLFAMINSVPCEHPLPDPDMYIDNIDWNLEIDPGLILEMEKENRYPDEAENSTNNKISGCNDKKKSAVDNPSEYPRLEDNVDVKVLAGSWNKCGDSLDLKNTMNSLEKIGNEALKDKKLNESSNVLDPGGTSNCRQLTNCGNNSQNSKWPTSQNKDIKKIDSGMHSRACCKREEDQDNTQWRKIRKQGADSESQQFLGRRRPQTRYNLRPLNQNNDIEKVDSGMHSRAGLKREECKEDKKRRKIQKQGADPESQQFFGKGRPQTRYNLRSCNH, encoded by the exons ATGAGGAAAATTCGAGTTGCTTTTCGTACTTGGAACCCTCCTACCAACAATCGTCCATTATACGTAGATGACCCACTACCTCCCGTACATTACTATCAAAAAATTGATCATCAAG CGATCTTACAGAAAACTGAGCTTCCATTGGAGGAAAAGTATAGCCTTCTAGGTGGGATTCCGTGGTGTAGGGTTCTTGCTGCTCAGAATGATAAAAACTGCCATGAGAATGTGCTAAAATGGGATGATTCTGCTGCCAAAGAAGCACTTTCTAATGCACATGAGCGCTTGTTTGCCATGATTAATAGCGTGCCTTGTGAGCATCCCTTGCCTGATCCGGATATGTATATCGATAATATTGATTGGAACCTAGAGATTGATCCTGGCTTGATATTAGAGATGGAGAAGGAAAACCGCTATCCAGATGAAGCTGAAAACTCAACCAATAATAAGATATCAGGTTGTAATGATAAGAAGAAAAGTGCTGTTGATAACCCTTCGGAATATCCTCGCTTGGAAGATAATGTGGATGTAAAAGTTTTAGCAGGGAGCTGGAATAAATGTGGCGATTCTCTAGATTTGAAGAATACTATGAATTCGTTGGAGAAGATCGGTAATGAGGCTTTAAAGGACAAGAAACTTAACGAGTCTAGCAATGTGTTAGATCCTGGTGGAACTTCAAATTGCAGGCAATTGACAAATTGTGGAAACAATTCCCAGAACTCAAAATGGCCAACCAGTCAAAATAAAGACATTAAAAAAATTGACTCTGGAATGCATTCTCGTGCTTGTTGCAAAAgagaagaagatcaagataataCACAGTGGCGTAAAATCCGGAAACAAGGAGCTGACTCTGAATCACAGCAGTTTTTGGGGAGGAGAAGACCACAGACCAGATATAACCTGAGGCCACTTAATCAAAATAACGACATTGAAAAAGTTGACTCCGGAATGCATTCCCGTGCTGGTCTCAAAAGAGAAGAATGTAAAGAAGATAAGAAGAGGCGTAAAATCCAGAAACAAGGTGCCGACCCTGAATCACAGCAATTTTTTGGGAAGGGAAGACCACAGACCCGATATAACCTGAGGTCGTGTAATCATTAG
- the LOC141718289 gene encoding uncharacterized protein LOC141718289 produces MYQKKQVVGGRVVKEEDKLGTTSAMLPLGKLFMEERANCSSCSSSESDELDGVPSETYCVWKPNTGDNPRELRTKSSSTGTSKRWKFRALLHKSNSDGNDTFDFLNAKKELEAARKETTAPQQNLTKKVPVKENDVRRSYLPHKKDLVELFFSVNGVSRHVNPY; encoded by the exons ATGTATCAG AAGAAGCAAGTTGTTGGCGGTCGTGTGGTTAAAGAGGAAGATAAACTTGGGACAACCTCAGCCAT GTTACCTCTGGGAAAATTATTTATGGAAGAGCGGGCTAATTGTTCATCATGCTCGTCCTCTGAATCGGATGAGCTGGACGGAGTTCCATCGGAGACGTACTGTGTATGGAAGCCAAACACAGGTGATAATCCTCGGGAGCTTCGTACGAAGAGCAGCTCCACGGGTACTTCAAAGAGATGGAAGTTTCGAGCTCTTTTACATAAAAGTAATAGTGATGGAAATGACACATTCGACTTTCTAAATGCAAAGAAGGAACTCGAAGCTGCCCGAAAAGAGACAACTGCGCCGCAGCAGAATTTAACGAAGAAAGTTCCGGTGAAGGAGAATGATGTACGGCGATCTTACTTGCCTCACAAGAAAGATTTGGTTGAACTTTTCTTTAGCGTCAATGGTGTTAGCAGACACGTTAACCCTTATTGA